CGCAAAACTTCTCAGGACAAAGCTGCAAGAATTGACGAGGCCGAACACCACAACAAAGTTGTTCAGCACTGTAGTCTGTGCTCGACTGTGCTAACATTATTCCATCAGTGTATATTAAACtaatttagaaagaaaaaatatgggaGCTCGTCGCCATTATATACGTGGGTCCAATTTCTGAAGAGGACcttgtaaacaacaacaaaaaataaaacatgcgcACTTGTATTTGAAACGCTGAAGCATAGGATGCATGGCGTGCATTCAAGAATAGGCTCagtttaaagatttatttatttttttacacggTGCTAAGATGTTGTTTGTGCCTACCTGTATGTGTTCTTTTGTGAATTTTCAGATTTTCCGATCTGGCGAATATTTTCCCGCATCCGGGAAACGGGCATGGGAACGGTTTCTCGCCCGTGTGCACACGAATGTGATTGACGAGTTTGTACTTGGCCTTAAAAGATTTCCCTTCTCTCGGGCAGTCCTCCCAGAAGCAGACGTGGTTGCTCTGCTCCGGGCCGCCGACATGCTCCATGGACACATGAGTGACCATCTCGTGCATGGTGCTGAAAGTCCTGTCGCAAGTCTTTTTGGGTCTGTTCATCTGGTTCTCATCTATCCATTTGCAAGACAATTCTTGTTTAATCGGTTGCCTCATGTATCTAAAGAAGGCTCCCGGACCGTGGTGTGTCGGCACATTCATCCCCATATTCATGTTGATGGGGTGGTTGTAGTTGTGGAGCTGAGCCCCATAGGGGTCCGTCCGAGGGCTTGCTACAGGACGATACGGATCAGGTCTGCCGAAAATGTCCCCGCGCAAGCCAAGATGCATTTGGCTGTTAACAACATGTCCACCGGATGAAGTGTGGCTCACTCCCTGGTCATGAAGTCCTGGAAACAACAAATGTCCGGGGTTATCGGTGATCCCCGGCGGCCCGTGGAGACTCCCCGCCGAAGCTGCAAAGATCCCATGCTGGGTACTCGGAGCTGCGGACTCTCCAACACTCCGGTTCCGGAAGAGAAAGTCTCGTGTTGAATTGAAAGCTCCTCCGCCGTACGAGCCCACCTGCCCGCCGTGAGTGTGTCCCAGGGCAGCTGCATATCCACTGGCTTGCGGTGTGAAAGCTGATGTCTGGCTGGAAGCGATATCGTGAGCCACGGGGCTGATTTTAAAAGCAGCGGAGTGGGAGGAATCACTGAAGGGATTCAGTCCCAGACTAGGGTCTCTGTTCCCGATATCATGGTGCCGTGGCGTCCCGAAGCCCCCCACTCCTAACGATGCAAACTGCGGACCGCTATCAAGAAGCATAGTCATGAGCTTGAAGCAAACTCAGGagttgggaagaaaaaaactgaaaataaaattaaaatccaGTTTAGCGGAGCGCGCAAGCTGCACACTGCGCTCAGATGTACCACGTTGTGGGGAAAAatcctaaaacaaaaaaacaaaccaagccAAAATGGGGAAAATCCTATGCAAAGAGTTGGGAGAAAAAACTCCCGTTGACTGCAATCCGTGAGAAAGAGGATCAAACTTCCCCCCCTTACCAGGCGGATGATGTCCTTGGACTGATAAAGTCAATCACTCACTCCCAGAACATAAATGAATTCGGGAGGCAGTGCTACGACAGCCAATCGGCGCTGAGCTACCCTTGTAACACGTGACTGCGAATGAGGGTGGTAATTGGCTTGATTTCTGGTGATTGGCACAGTTTGGTATTGAAGATGGCAGTTCGTCTCAATTGCCTTCATTTGATTGGTTCTTGCAGGCATTATTTTGCAGGTATAACGGAACACTCTAGCGCAGATCCTGCATGTGTTATGTGGAGCGCATGTCAAATGCAGCCTTACACGAGTTACACTCCCGATGAAACTCTCAAACAACATATAATCTAC
The sequence above is a segment of the Archocentrus centrarchus isolate MPI-CPG fArcCen1 chromosome 10, fArcCen1, whole genome shotgun sequence genome. Coding sequences within it:
- the zic3 gene encoding zinc finger protein ZIC 3 — its product is MTMLLDSGPQFASLGVGGFGTPRHHDIGNRDPSLGLNPFSDSSHSAAFKISPVAHDIASSQTSAFTPQASGYAAALGHTHGGQVGSYGGGAFNSTRDFLFRNRSVGESAAPSTQHGIFAASAGSLHGPPGITDNPGHLLFPGLHDQGVSHTSSGGHVVNSQMHLGLRGDIFGRPDPYRPVASPRTDPYGAQLHNYNHPINMNMGMNVPTHHGPGAFFRYMRQPIKQELSCKWIDENQMNRPKKTCDRTFSTMHEMVTHVSMEHVGGPEQSNHVCFWEDCPREGKSFKAKYKLVNHIRVHTGEKPFPCPFPGCGKIFARSENLKIHKRTHTGEKPFKCEFDGCDRRFANSSDRKKHMHVHTSDKPYICKVCDKSYTHPSSLRKHMKVHESQGSESSPAASSGYESSTPPVLVSASTEDPTKTPPSAVQNTSGHSEGLAPNFNEWYV